Proteins encoded in a region of the Isoalcanivorax pacificus W11-5 genome:
- the acpS gene encoding holo-ACP synthase has product MIVGIGTDIVSVARIDAAWARRGEALAERLLHPDELRIQRAHATPVRWLAKRFAAKEALLKALGTGLRQGLRWTDMAVLPDALGRPQVFWSGAGAARLGQIGNCRTHVSISDERDYVLAFAVIESGA; this is encoded by the coding sequence ATGATCGTCGGCATCGGTACGGACATTGTTTCGGTCGCCCGCATCGATGCGGCGTGGGCGCGCCGGGGCGAGGCGCTGGCGGAGCGGCTGCTGCACCCGGATGAACTGCGCATCCAGCGCGCGCATGCCACGCCGGTGCGCTGGCTGGCGAAGCGGTTCGCTGCCAAGGAAGCCTTGCTGAAAGCACTGGGCACAGGATTGCGCCAGGGGCTGCGCTGGACGGACATGGCGGTGCTGCCGGACGCGCTTGGCCGGCCGCAGGTGTTCTGGTCCGGCGCCGGTGCGGCGCGGCTGGGGCAGATCGGGAACTGCCGCACGCACGTGTCGATCAGTGATGAGCGCGATTA